In Sparus aurata chromosome 3, fSpaAur1.1, whole genome shotgun sequence, the following are encoded in one genomic region:
- the tmem238a gene encoding transmembrane protein 238a, which produces MALCDGLSHCKLALAFAVMMDLLGGSALLVGVFAPLEIRGRDFGDLLVYTGALFVLMSLAGWVLWYSGNIDGLTSKKELGHIGSAVDRLARNLSRKIRTYRSQF; this is translated from the exons ATGGCGCTGTGTGACGGCCTCTCCCACTGTAAACTGGCTCTGGCCTTTGCTGTCATGATGGATCTGCTGGGAGGATCTGCGCTGCTGGTGGGAGTGTTCGCCCCGCTGGAGATCAGAGGACGGGACTTCGGAGACTTGCTGGTCTACACGG GCGCTCTGTTCGTGCTCATGTCTCTGGCCGGCTGGGTGTTGTGGTACAGCGGAAACATCGATGGCCTCACGTCCAAGAAGGAGCTCGGACACATCGGCAGCGCCGTCGACCGCCTCGCTCGCAACCTCAGCCGCAAGATCCGCACGTACAGGAGCCAGTTCTGA
- the LOC115578384 gene encoding coiled-coil domain-containing protein 106-like has protein sequence MNPPGSRDSSPPEHYMPQSSSSSSAAGGGAGGGLYLDAYEVSFPLEESIERPPAYHLNQGQQMMDESVVQEPPHPQYSPFILVSNLRAHLYVALEKNAWLQKSIEELEEERNFLRCQLDRFIVSMRSPEATEWCADSQRGVKVQPASLPTPPSPMTTRSGMTLKRLQGPGPRSRRGTAVPVKQEFHLEEDKYYTEDEYVEEEEEEEEEEDEDSSVEKGSKKKGRGRASGEPRMKMRRIFRITHGRERQRVKDPDGVLIRYKKILTTYQRVRSMSRAFQIHGVDRNTMASTSPIAELLLVAPEKVAEVGEFEASKEKLLDYARRCYKTMDDPTHAKVQTMKKTHKLLPISYRFRN, from the exons ATGAACCCACCTGGCAGCAGAGACAGCAGCCCGCCAG AGCACTACATGCCTcagtcttcatcctcctcatcagcagcaggaggaggagcaggaggtggttTGTATCTGGATGCCTACGAGGTGTCTTTTCCTCTGGAGGAGAGTATCGAGAGACCTCCTGCATATCATCTGAACCAGGGCCAGCAGATGATGGACG AGTCTGTGGTGCAGGAGCCTCCTCACCCTCAGTACAGCCCCTTCATCCTGGTGTCCAACCTGCGAGCTCACCTGTACGTCGCTCTGGAGAAGAACGCCTGGCTGCAGAAGAGCAtcgaggagctggaggaggaacgCAACTTCCTGCGCTGTCAGCTGGACCGCTTCATCGTCAGCATGAGGAGTCCGGAAG CGACAGAGTGGTGTGCAGACTCCCAGCGAGGTGTGAAGGTCCAGCCGGCCAGCCTGCCCACTCCTCCCTCCCCCATGACCACCAGGTCTGGAATGACCCTCAAACGTCTGCAGGGACCAGGACCACGGAGCCGCCGCGGCACCGCCGTCCCTG TCAAGCAGGAGTTTCATCTGGAGGAGGATAAATACTACACCGAGGACGAGtatgtggaggaggaagaggaagaggaggaggaggaagatgaggactCGTCAGTGGAGAAGGGATCAAAGAAGAAGGGCAGAGGGCGAGCCAGCGGAGAGCCcaggatgaagatgaggaggatCTTCAGGATCACCCacgggagggagagacagagag TTAAAGACCCAGACGGGGTTCTGATCCGTTATAAGAAGATCCTGACCACCTACCAGCGGGTGAGGAGCATGTCCCGAGCCTTCCAGATCCACGGAGTCGACCGCAACACCATGGCCTCCACCTCGCCCATCGccgagctgctgctggtggctCCGGAGAAG GTAGCGGAGGTCGGCGAGTTCGAGGCATCGAAGGAGAAGCTTCTGGATTACGCCCGGCGCTGCTACAAGACCATGGACGACCCGACGCACGCCAAAGTCCAGACCATGAAGAAGACTCACAAGCTGCTGCCGATCTCCTACCGGTTCAGAAACTGA
- the LOC115578261 gene encoding major histocompatibility complex class I-related gene protein-like, translating to MTNNSKQLIQLGPSLTRLHQIKMRTLLLLLLFCHVSSPVLHSRKYFITASTGISNLPGFIATLEIDELLVVYCDNNKNLDVKLNIAKLFFKLNPEELNSYKQNCFQDLPNTFLTFLYILMSLFIESEDVHVLQHVHGLEWDDETEEVKVFAQFGYDGEDLLEWDPNSFTWIAQRPEADIVKEIMDADKALRNFFEVYVAQNYLEWLKNYVKYGRSFLLRTGFSRTQATLLLGSCPGPAGSCPPVCG from the exons ATGACAAATAACAGTAAACAGTTGATCCAGCtcggtccttcactcactcgtcttcatcaaatcaagatgagaacgttattgttgttgctcctcttctgtcacgtttcatcaccag TGTTACACTCCCGGAAGTATTTCATAACTGCATCAACTGGAATCTCAAACCTCCCAGGATTTATTGCGACACTGGAGATTGATGAACTTCTGGTGGTGTActgtgacaacaacaaaaacctgGATGTGAAACTGAACATTGCTAAATTATTCTTCAAACTGAATCCTGAGGAGTTGAACTCGTACAAACAAAATTGTTTCCAGGATTTGCCAAACACCTTCTTAACCTTCCTTTACATTTTGATGAGTCTCTTCATTGAAAGTgaag atGTCCATGTTTTACAACATGTGCATGGCCttgagtgggatgatgagactgaaGAGGTCAAAGTTTTCGCTCagtttggttatgatggagaagacctCTTGGAATGGGATCCAAATTCATTTACATGGATTGCTCAAAGACCTGAGGCTGACATCGTCAAAGAGATAATGGACGCTGATAAAGCTTTAAGAAATTTCTTCGAGGTTTACGTTGCTCAGAATTATCTGGAGTGGCTGAAGAACTATGTGAAGTATGGGAGGAgctttctgctgagaacag GCTTTTCTAGAACTCAAGCAACACTTCTCCTCGGCTCCTGTCCTGGTCCAGCCGGATCCTGCCCGCCAGTTTGTGGTTGA